From Deltaproteobacteria bacterium, a single genomic window includes:
- a CDS encoding deoxynucleoside kinase — protein sequence MAKAKYIVVEGPIGVGKTSLAKMLANEFQARTIFERVEENPFLPKFYQSRETYAFQNQTFFLLNRYQQQMELSQQDLFNQNTVSDYLFAKDKIFASLTLSAEELSLYQQIYALLNARVPKPDLVVYLQARPEVLYKRVKKRDKKYERSVTFEYLTEVAQAYNQFFFRYDETPLLVVNTSEIDFVASSKDRADLIKEINSMGSGTQHYIPLGSK from the coding sequence ATGGCGAAAGCGAAATACATAGTCGTCGAAGGGCCCATCGGTGTCGGCAAGACCAGTCTTGCCAAAATGTTGGCGAATGAGTTTCAGGCGCGGACGATCTTCGAGCGCGTGGAAGAGAACCCGTTTCTGCCAAAATTTTATCAGTCGCGCGAGACCTACGCCTTCCAGAACCAGACCTTTTTTCTGCTCAACCGCTATCAGCAGCAGATGGAGTTGAGCCAGCAGGACCTGTTCAATCAGAACACGGTTTCTGACTACCTGTTTGCCAAGGACAAGATCTTTGCCAGCCTGACGCTAAGCGCCGAAGAGCTCAGCCTTTACCAGCAGATATATGCGCTGTTGAACGCCCGGGTGCCGAAACCGGACCTGGTCGTCTACCTGCAAGCGCGGCCCGAAGTGCTTTACAAGCGGGTCAAAAAAAGGGATAAGAAATACGAGCGAAGCGTAACCTTCGAATACCTGACAGAGGTGGCGCAGGCGTACAATCAGTTCTTTTTTCGCTATGATGAGACGCCGCTCCTGGTCGTCAACACCTCTGAGATCGATTTCGTGGCAAGCAGCAAGGATCGGGCTGACTTGATCAAAGAAATCAATAGTATGGGTTCGGGGACGCAGCATTATATACCGCTTGGATCCAAGTAA
- the smpB gene encoding SsrA-binding protein SmpB yields the protein MATANKEAADGEKTICVNRQARHNYFIDETYEAGLVLVGSEVKSLRDGKANLVDSYAQIRKGEAFLLNAHISPYDASSQFNHEPARRRKLLLHAREIERLTGKTKERGLTLIPLKMYFKNGRAKVELGLARGKKLYDKRETLKRKNAEREVERAIKVR from the coding sequence GTGGCAACGGCAAATAAGGAAGCCGCTGACGGCGAAAAGACGATCTGCGTCAACCGCCAGGCCCGGCATAACTATTTTATCGACGAGACCTACGAAGCCGGCCTGGTGCTGGTCGGCAGCGAGGTCAAATCGCTGCGCGACGGCAAGGCTAACCTCGTCGACAGCTACGCGCAGATTCGCAAAGGCGAAGCCTTTTTGCTCAATGCCCACATCAGCCCCTACGACGCGTCGAGCCAGTTCAACCACGAGCCGGCGCGCAGGCGTAAATTGCTGCTGCACGCGCGCGAGATCGAACGGTTGACCGGCAAAACCAAAGAGCGCGGCCTGACGCTGATTCCGCTCAAAATGTACTTTAAAAACGGCCGCGCCAAAGTCGAGCTTGGCCTGGCGCGCGGCAAAAAACTCTACGACAAACGCGAGACGCTGAAGCGCAAAAATGCCGAGCGCGAAGTCGAACGGGCGATCAAGGTCCGATAG
- the proC gene encoding pyrroline-5-carboxylate reductase has protein sequence MLKNKVGIIGAGKIGSAIARGIIGAGLVGKEQVMASDVAEVLRQMITRDVGINSTADNLAVCEFADAVILSVKPQIIDGVLKEIAKKVGKSKLVISVAAGVPLARLEAGLERGARVVRVMPNIPCVVGAGAAGFAGGTSATAADLEIVGAILNSFGVGMPVEEKYLDAVTGLSGSGPAYVFLFMEALADGGVQVGLARDVALKLAMQTVYGAAKMALESSKHLGELKDEVTSPGGTTIAGLYAMEQKGFHGVVMDAVVNATRRSQELGKS, from the coding sequence ATGTTGAAAAACAAAGTTGGCATCATCGGCGCCGGCAAAATCGGCTCGGCGATCGCCCGCGGCATTATCGGCGCCGGCCTCGTCGGCAAAGAGCAAGTCATGGCGAGCGATGTCGCCGAGGTATTGCGGCAGATGATCACGCGCGATGTTGGTATTAACTCGACGGCGGATAACCTTGCGGTTTGTGAGTTCGCCGATGCGGTGATTCTTTCCGTCAAGCCGCAGATCATCGACGGTGTGCTCAAAGAGATTGCCAAGAAGGTCGGCAAATCCAAGCTCGTCATCTCAGTCGCCGCCGGCGTGCCGCTGGCGCGGCTCGAGGCCGGGTTAGAAAGAGGCGCTCGGGTAGTGCGCGTCATGCCCAACATCCCTTGCGTTGTCGGCGCCGGCGCCGCGGGCTTTGCCGGCGGTACGAGCGCTACAGCCGCAGATCTGGAGATTGTCGGTGCGATCCTTAACAGCTTTGGCGTTGGCATGCCGGTGGAAGAAAAATATCTCGACGCGGTGACTGGACTCAGCGGTAGCGGGCCGGCCTATGTCTTTCTGTTCATGGAAGCGCTGGCCGACGGCGGTGTGCAAGTTGGACTGGCGCGCGACGTGGCGCTGAAGCTCGCCATGCAGACGGTATACGGCGCGGCAAAGATGGCCCTCGAAAGCTCAAAGCACTTAGGCGAATTGAAAGACGAAGTCACCTCGCCCGGCGGCACGACCATCGCCGGCCTCTACGCCATGGAGCAGAAAGGCTTTCATGGCGTCGTCATGGACGCGGTCGTGAACGCAACGCGGCGCTCGCAGGAGCTGGGCAAGAGTTGA
- a CDS encoding glycerate kinase: MDLSAGLRSDARTIFSAALAAVDPAAALKRQVTRVGDRLQIAGRWIDLAQVGHISAVGAGKASAGMALAIEAILADKVPEGLVIVKDGYGQATSKIRVVEAGHPVPDARGVDAANEIIEMVRAAGPDDLVLCLLSGGGSALLSAPAEDISLADKQRATELLLRCGATIQEINAIRKHASQIKGGQLARLARPARLVSLIVSDVIGDPLDAIASGPTAPDPTTFADCLAVIDRYSLRQAMPAALITRFEAGQRGQIDETPKPGDAVFAGVQNVIVGNNREAVLAAEQKAVALGYRTLVLSEPVQGEAAQAGLAYAALCQKVAATGAPVERPACVLSGGETTVTVRGHGRGGRNQEFATAAATAIAGLPNVVILSGGTDGGDGPTDAAGAIVDGATIARGKALGLDVASFLANNDTYHYLKAVDELLITGPTLTNVMDVQVMLIG, translated from the coding sequence ATGGACTTGTCGGCTGGACTGCGCAGCGATGCGCGCACGATCTTCTCGGCGGCGTTAGCGGCCGTCGACCCGGCTGCTGCGCTGAAGCGGCAGGTCACGCGCGTTGGCGATCGTTTGCAGATTGCCGGGCGGTGGATCGATCTTGCCCAGGTCGGGCATATTTCGGCCGTCGGTGCCGGCAAGGCCTCGGCCGGAATGGCACTGGCGATCGAAGCCATCTTAGCCGACAAGGTCCCTGAGGGGCTGGTCATCGTCAAGGACGGCTATGGACAAGCGACGAGCAAAATCCGCGTGGTCGAAGCGGGTCATCCGGTTCCTGACGCGCGCGGCGTCGACGCTGCCAATGAAATCATCGAAATGGTGCGCGCCGCCGGGCCAGACGATCTGGTCCTGTGTCTGCTTTCGGGCGGCGGCTCGGCCTTGCTCAGTGCTCCGGCCGAAGACATTTCGCTCGCCGACAAGCAACGCGCCACCGAGCTGTTGCTGCGCTGTGGCGCGACGATCCAAGAGATCAACGCGATCCGCAAACATGCTTCGCAAATAAAAGGCGGCCAGCTGGCGCGATTGGCCAGACCGGCGCGGCTTGTTTCGCTGATTGTTTCCGATGTCATCGGCGATCCGCTCGATGCCATTGCTTCGGGTCCGACGGCTCCTGACCCGACGACGTTTGCCGATTGCTTGGCGGTCATCGACCGTTACAGTTTGCGCCAGGCGATGCCGGCAGCGCTGATCACGCGCTTCGAGGCGGGACAGCGCGGCCAAATCGACGAAACGCCGAAGCCGGGAGACGCGGTGTTTGCCGGCGTGCAGAACGTTATCGTCGGTAATAATCGCGAGGCCGTGCTGGCCGCCGAACAGAAGGCGGTGGCGCTCGGCTATCGCACCCTGGTGCTCAGTGAGCCGGTGCAAGGCGAAGCGGCACAGGCCGGGCTGGCGTACGCGGCACTGTGCCAAAAGGTCGCGGCGACGGGTGCGCCCGTGGAGCGTCCGGCCTGCGTTCTTAGTGGCGGTGAAACCACAGTGACGGTGCGCGGCCATGGCCGCGGCGGCCGCAACCAAGAGTTTGCTACCGCGGCGGCAACTGCCATCGCTGGGTTGCCTAACGTTGTGATCTTGAGCGGCGGCACCGATGGCGGCGACGGGCCGACCGATGCAGCCGGCGCCATCGTTGACGGCGCCACCATCGCGCGCGGTAAAGCGTTGGGGCTCGATGTCGCCAGCTTCTTGGCAAACAATGACACTTACCACTATCTCAAAGCAGTCGACGAGCTACTGATTACCGGGCCGACGCTTACCAATGTTATGGATGTGCAGGTCATGCTGATCGGCTGA
- a CDS encoding DUF502 domain-containing protein has product MTEDAAIKPKQRWTERLRAYFLSGLLVFLPVAITLWFLGWVIELLDSVLAVMPDAFHPNTYLPGPVPRLGAVVTLLLILFLGVLTRGVATRRVLAAWDNVLSRIPVVRGIYSAVQKLVQTFLGQSQTNRQVVMIEYPRKGIFTVGFAMGRAWHELEKPNEAALINVFIPTTPNPTSGFYLLVPSNEVSALNMSMEEALKLITSGGLITPDDKNRGNGK; this is encoded by the coding sequence GTGACAGAAGACGCGGCGATAAAGCCCAAACAGCGCTGGACCGAAAGGCTGCGCGCCTATTTTCTTTCGGGGCTACTGGTTTTCCTGCCGGTGGCGATCACCCTCTGGTTTCTCGGCTGGGTCATCGAGCTGCTCGACAGCGTGTTGGCGGTCATGCCGGATGCGTTCCATCCGAACACCTATTTGCCGGGGCCGGTGCCGCGTCTTGGCGCCGTGGTGACGCTGCTGCTGATTCTGTTTCTCGGTGTGCTAACCCGGGGAGTGGCCACGCGCCGTGTTCTTGCTGCGTGGGACAACGTTCTCAGCCGGATTCCGGTGGTGCGCGGTATCTACAGCGCCGTGCAAAAACTCGTGCAGACCTTTCTCGGCCAATCGCAGACCAATCGTCAAGTGGTCATGATCGAGTACCCGCGCAAGGGCATTTTTACTGTCGGCTTTGCCATGGGGCGTGCCTGGCACGAACTGGAAAAACCCAACGAAGCGGCTTTGATCAATGTTTTTATTCCAACGACACCCAACCCAACCTCGGGGTTTTACCTGCTAGTCCCGAGCAATGAGGTCTCAGCGCTCAACATGAGCATGGAAGAGGCGCTCAAATTGATCACCTCCGGCGGCCTGATCACACCGGACGACAAGAACCGTGGCAACGGCAAATAA
- a CDS encoding OmpA family protein, with the protein MQKNKYLALSAVGFFLTGCAGLTKNQAAIVGATLCGVGGAAGGAVAANNRIEGSKRNTGAAVAIGAVSGAVLCGGLAYLLTEDPKPAAKPAPPPPPPPPPPPPAPKKPAEKPAEKKPAAKPAAKPAAKPPAPKVERTIILDDVLFDFDKSNIKREAGAILDFMNENKDKNANLSGHTDNVGSDAYNQALSERRVASVKDYVSGKGVAGSRISGQGFGESKPIADNKTAEGRAKNRRVEIKVN; encoded by the coding sequence ATGCAGAAAAACAAATACCTGGCGCTATCGGCCGTGGGGTTTTTCCTGACAGGATGTGCAGGATTAACCAAGAACCAAGCGGCGATCGTGGGCGCTACGTTGTGCGGTGTTGGCGGCGCGGCAGGCGGCGCGGTGGCAGCGAATAACCGTATCGAAGGAAGCAAGCGCAACACCGGTGCCGCGGTTGCGATTGGCGCTGTTTCTGGAGCCGTGCTCTGCGGCGGCTTAGCTTATTTGTTGACGGAAGATCCGAAGCCGGCGGCCAAACCCGCGCCACCGCCGCCACCACCACCTCCTCCGCCTCCTCCCGCGCCCAAGAAACCCGCAGAGAAGCCTGCAGAAAAGAAACCCGCAGCGAAACCCGCAGCGAAACCCGCAGCGAAACCACCAGCGCCCAAAGTCGAGCGCACGATCATTCTCGACGATGTCTTGTTTGACTTCGACAAGAGCAACATCAAGCGCGAAGCCGGTGCTATCCTCGACTTCATGAACGAGAACAAAGACAAGAACGCTAACCTGTCCGGTCACACCGACAACGTGGGTAGCGACGCCTACAACCAGGCGCTGTCCGAACGTCGGGTTGCTTCTGTTAAGGATTATGTCAGCGGCAAAGGTGTAGCCGGTAGCCGGATCTCCGGCCAGGGCTTTGGCGAGAGCAAGCCGATCGCTGATAATAAGACTGCGGAAGGGCGGGCAAAGAACCGCCGCGTCGAAATAAAAGTTAACTAG
- a CDS encoding DUF1318 domain-containing protein, with protein sequence MLKRSLMIAAFLMSACVTVNIYFPAAAVERAADQIVKETWGGPTEPAPQKGQPQSRLIDSLGSRYALTFISRAHAQEADINVSNPAIRALKDSIKNRSEAIKPFMDKGSIGIAQDGLLAIRSSDGLNLKERAETKQLVDAENNDREALYIEIAKANGIPKESVPKIKSIFAKSWSDQARPGWYIQDTQGNWRRK encoded by the coding sequence ATGTTGAAAAGAAGCTTGATGATCGCCGCTTTCCTAATGAGCGCCTGTGTGACGGTGAACATCTATTTTCCGGCGGCGGCGGTGGAGCGCGCGGCCGATCAAATCGTTAAAGAAACCTGGGGAGGACCCACCGAGCCAGCGCCGCAAAAAGGCCAGCCGCAAAGCCGGCTGATCGACAGCCTTGGCAGCCGCTACGCGCTGACGTTTATCAGTCGCGCCCACGCCCAGGAAGCCGACATCAATGTATCCAATCCGGCGATCCGCGCGCTCAAAGATTCGATCAAGAATCGCAGCGAGGCGATCAAACCGTTTATGGACAAGGGCAGCATCGGCATCGCTCAGGACGGCCTGTTGGCAATCCGCAGTTCCGATGGATTAAATCTGAAGGAACGCGCCGAAACCAAACAGTTGGTCGACGCTGAGAACAACGATCGCGAAGCGCTCTACATTGAAATCGCGAAGGCGAATGGCATCCCCAAAGAATCCGTGCCGAAGATCAAAAGCATCTTTGCCAAAAGTTGGTCCGATCAAGCCCGGCCGGGCTGGTACATTCAAGACACGCAGGGGAACTGGCGAAGAAAATAG
- a CDS encoding type II toxin-antitoxin system prevent-host-death family antitoxin, with the protein MQMGLREANQRFSKAIKAVKSGKDVVLTERGKPIAVIKPLAIEEDARATLRRLEVEGVLRCGPKSERPMPTGRSPVRMKGKSIAQTISEERDER; encoded by the coding sequence ATGCAAATGGGATTGAGAGAAGCCAATCAGCGATTTTCCAAAGCGATCAAGGCTGTGAAATCGGGCAAGGATGTAGTTCTAACCGAGCGCGGCAAGCCGATCGCCGTGATCAAGCCGTTGGCGATCGAGGAAGATGCGCGTGCCACCCTGCGCCGATTGGAAGTGGAGGGAGTCCTACGGTGCGGCCCCAAGAGTGAAAGACCCATGCCCACAGGGCGCTCGCCTGTGCGTATGAAGGGTAAATCGATCGCCCAGACAATCAGCGAAGAGCGCGACGAGCGATGA
- a CDS encoding pantoate--beta-alanine ligase: MQVIERIADMRAWSEAERRAGRRIVFVATMGALHEGHLTLVRDARRRGDRVVVSIFVNPMQFGPKEDFTAYPRDLKRDQALLEGAAVDVLFFPAAAEIYPAGFQTHVEVENVSLPLCGAVRPGHFRGVATVVTKLFNIVKPHVAIFGEKDYQQLQVIRQFVRDLNLDVDVVGHPIVREKDGLAMSSRNAYLSAEERQAALCLSRSLCRAERMVRRGETSAQRLLEAVSSEIEREPLAQIEYAKLCDADTLADLESVQHKALVALAVRVGKTRLIDNRLLQR; this comes from the coding sequence ATGCAGGTTATCGAGCGCATCGCCGACATGCGCGCCTGGAGTGAAGCCGAGCGGCGCGCGGGCCGGCGGATTGTCTTTGTGGCGACCATGGGCGCGCTGCATGAGGGCCATCTCACACTGGTGCGCGACGCGCGCCGGCGCGGCGACCGCGTGGTGGTGTCGATCTTTGTTAATCCGATGCAGTTCGGCCCCAAGGAAGATTTCACGGCTTACCCGCGCGACCTCAAACGCGACCAAGCGCTCTTGGAAGGCGCAGCAGTGGACGTGCTTTTCTTTCCCGCGGCGGCGGAAATTTATCCCGCCGGGTTCCAAACCCATGTCGAGGTGGAAAATGTCAGCCTGCCGCTATGCGGTGCGGTAAGGCCGGGCCATTTCCGCGGTGTGGCGACCGTGGTGACCAAACTTTTTAACATCGTCAAACCGCACGTCGCGATCTTTGGCGAAAAGGACTACCAGCAGCTCCAAGTGATTCGCCAATTCGTCCGTGACCTAAACCTCGACGTCGACGTCGTCGGCCACCCGATCGTGCGCGAGAAGGACGGCCTGGCGATGAGCTCGCGCAACGCCTATCTCAGTGCCGAGGAACGGCAAGCCGCTTTGTGCCTGTCCCGCTCGCTGTGCCGCGCCGAGCGCATGGTGCGGCGCGGTGAGACGTCGGCGCAGAGGCTGCTCGAAGCGGTTAGCTCCGAGATCGAGCGGGAACCGCTGGCGCAGATCGAGTACGCCAAGCTCTGCGACGCCGACACGTTGGCCGACCTCGAATCGGTCCAACACAAGGCGCTTGTCGCCCTCGCCGTGCGCGTTGGCAAAACCCGCTTGATCGACAATCGTCTGCTACAACGTTAA
- the panB gene encoding 3-methyl-2-oxobutanoate hydroxymethyltransferase, whose amino-acid sequence MADKVTVPEIVRKKQRGEKITCLTAYDYSFARILDDAGVDMLLVGDSLGCVVQGHANTLPVTIDEMIYHTRLVVRGRKRALVIGDMPFLSYQVNSEEALRNAGRLLQEGGAEAVKLEGGVAMRETIAKIVAVGIPVMGHVGLTPQSVHSFGGYKIQGKEKSQREAVLRDALAVQEAGAFSIVLEGMPLDLAKEITERLTIPTIGIGAGVHCDGQVLVIHDMLGLFDDFRPKFVKRYAELKNVMNGAVKEFIGEVREQKFPAQEHSFK is encoded by the coding sequence ATGGCCGACAAAGTGACCGTGCCAGAGATTGTCCGGAAGAAACAGCGCGGCGAGAAAATCACTTGCCTGACCGCCTACGACTACTCCTTTGCGCGTATTCTGGACGACGCAGGCGTCGACATGCTCCTGGTTGGCGATTCTCTGGGCTGTGTTGTGCAGGGGCACGCCAACACCTTGCCGGTGACCATCGATGAGATGATCTATCATACGCGCTTGGTCGTGCGCGGCCGTAAAAGGGCGCTGGTTATCGGTGACATGCCGTTTCTTTCCTATCAGGTGAACAGTGAAGAAGCGCTGCGCAACGCCGGACGTCTACTGCAAGAAGGCGGCGCGGAGGCGGTCAAACTGGAAGGCGGCGTGGCGATGCGCGAGACCATCGCCAAAATCGTCGCGGTGGGCATACCGGTCATGGGCCATGTCGGGCTGACGCCGCAATCGGTCCACAGCTTCGGCGGCTACAAAATCCAGGGTAAAGAAAAAAGCCAGCGCGAGGCCGTGCTGCGGGACGCGTTGGCGGTGCAAGAGGCGGGCGCCTTTTCGATTGTGCTCGAAGGCATGCCGCTCGATTTGGCTAAAGAAATCACCGAGCGGTTGACTATTCCTACGATCGGCATCGGCGCCGGCGTCCACTGCGACGGCCAGGTTTTGGTGATTCACGATATGCTGGGATTGTTCGATGATTTCCGGCCGAAATTCGTCAAAAGGTATGCTGAGCTCAAAAATGTCATGAACGGCGCGGTCAAAGAATTTATCGGCGAGGTGCGCGAGCAGAAATTTCCGGCACAGGAGCACTCGTTCAAATGA
- a CDS encoding tetratricopeptide repeat protein, with translation MTASAERTRQDWLLLVGLLCFFLSGAAGLIYQVVWTRMLTQIFGNTTYAIATVLSAFMAGLALGSYFFGKIADRGKNDFLLYGILEAGVGVYGFLVPWFFAGAQKLYGPIFGLNQSYPFLFNLVLFFLSFVLLVFPTMLMGATLPVLSRFFVRSFSQFGRRIGDLYATNTLGAVIGCAAGGFFLIPQLGMRTTVYVAAAVNLVVALVILVVDRLRDQEFREDVIAATAAQANDHVTAETSTPSWVSWLLLVSFGLSGFASLVYENAWTRSLTLVIGSSIYSFTTMLVTFLIGLALGGFIYARFLGNREARLSLFGLVELWVGLAALATIPLFEKLPLIFVRLLHGFGDTFTVFLWLQIVLSALVMFLPTVLLGMTFPLVARLYTQNLYRVGSGVGSSYAANTVGAVLGAFAGGFILIPNIGVQNTIIFGVVLNLVIAAVLLLGDTKAALVPRHIMGSAVLALAAYVPANLQRWDRHVLTSGVTIYNDRYEALPSDSLRIEEMKRDDVEFYREGLTTTVSVHRIPGSNYVYFKSNGKIDGSYGDALSQLMTSYIAMLMHPKAETALTIGLGSGMSAKALATFTSLKDIEVIEIEPAMIEASKYFDRAWVPVDKLPAGVSFPADDAQSRIWYDAASKRLYYKGVMDSEMRTKLMEKSQDKDYRGVIDRLYRNARHSRHSSVLEDKRVRVIPTDGRNYILATPKYYDVITAEPSNPWIAGIANLYTREFYQVIKSKIKDDGIFAQWFHNYSMSPDDFRMVFRTFTESFPHVSLYSMKESDFLLIGSKQPHGFNYPLIKQVYDSHPMLRSDFEYLGLSDVYAVQGFYRMGREKLLEFSKGADINTDDGAQLEFSAPKNLRRPTTELNRRLMAPFLEAAPPWLKPGSLPVPEAMHHYYMAQSYSASIAHSRAQKEIEKAIALDPSNPKFHLLRLKILLDQDKSADGAKAAFAALDLDKNTAGDILGMSDEFYLPEAKAVYRKIIEIGSREVLPYLGLGNIALHSGDKEEAEKWFLQAREIDADHPAVLLAWGRLMAAKEKHAEARDLLEKSRSKGEESATVFSELGGVYMHLKNWDKAAENYEQALRMKRRRNDLRISLARTYAKMGRTSEAERKYREVLAFSPDDTDAVKGLQELGRRF, from the coding sequence ATGACTGCAAGTGCCGAGCGCACCAGGCAGGATTGGTTGCTGCTCGTCGGACTCTTATGTTTCTTCTTGTCCGGCGCAGCCGGTTTGATCTACCAGGTGGTCTGGACCCGCATGTTGACGCAGATTTTCGGCAACACGACCTACGCGATTGCCACCGTGCTCTCCGCGTTCATGGCGGGGTTGGCGCTGGGCAGTTATTTCTTTGGCAAGATCGCCGATCGTGGCAAAAACGATTTTCTGCTCTACGGCATTCTGGAAGCCGGTGTCGGAGTCTACGGGTTTCTTGTTCCCTGGTTCTTCGCCGGTGCGCAGAAGCTCTACGGGCCGATCTTTGGTTTGAACCAGAGCTACCCCTTCTTGTTCAACCTGGTGTTGTTCTTTCTTTCGTTCGTGCTGCTGGTGTTTCCGACCATGCTGATGGGCGCGACACTGCCGGTGTTGAGCCGCTTTTTCGTGCGCAGCTTTTCCCAGTTCGGCCGGCGCATCGGCGATCTCTATGCGACCAATACCCTGGGCGCGGTGATCGGCTGCGCCGCCGGTGGGTTTTTCCTGATACCGCAGTTGGGCATGCGCACGACGGTGTACGTCGCCGCGGCGGTGAACTTGGTTGTTGCGCTGGTCATACTTGTTGTCGATCGGTTGCGCGATCAAGAATTCCGAGAAGATGTTATCGCCGCCACGGCCGCACAGGCAAATGATCATGTGACGGCCGAGACTAGCACGCCGTCATGGGTCAGTTGGCTCTTGCTGGTTTCTTTTGGCCTCTCCGGCTTCGCTTCCCTGGTTTACGAAAATGCTTGGACGCGCTCTCTAACGCTGGTCATCGGCAGCTCGATCTATTCATTCACGACCATGCTGGTGACTTTCTTGATCGGCTTGGCGCTGGGCGGCTTCATCTACGCGCGCTTTCTCGGCAACCGCGAAGCGCGTCTGAGTCTGTTCGGCCTAGTCGAACTGTGGGTCGGTCTGGCGGCCTTGGCGACGATTCCGCTCTTCGAAAAACTACCGCTGATTTTCGTGCGCCTGCTGCACGGCTTTGGCGATACGTTTACGGTGTTTCTCTGGCTGCAGATCGTGCTTTCAGCGCTGGTGATGTTTCTGCCGACGGTGCTGCTCGGCATGACGTTCCCGCTGGTTGCGCGGCTATACACGCAAAATCTCTATCGGGTGGGCAGCGGCGTCGGCAGTTCCTATGCCGCCAACACGGTGGGCGCCGTGCTCGGTGCCTTTGCCGGCGGTTTCATCTTAATACCCAATATCGGCGTGCAGAACACGATCATCTTTGGCGTCGTCTTGAATCTGGTGATCGCGGCCGTGCTCTTGCTGGGCGACACCAAGGCGGCATTGGTGCCGCGTCACATTATGGGTTCTGCCGTACTGGCGCTGGCTGCCTATGTACCGGCGAACCTGCAACGCTGGGACCGTCATGTGCTGACGAGCGGCGTGACGATCTACAACGACCGCTATGAAGCACTGCCCAGCGATTCCTTGCGCATCGAGGAGATGAAGCGCGACGACGTCGAGTTTTACCGCGAAGGGTTGACGACGACCGTGAGCGTGCATCGCATTCCCGGCAGCAACTATGTTTACTTCAAATCCAACGGCAAGATCGACGGTTCCTACGGCGACGCTTTGAGCCAGTTGATGACCAGCTACATCGCCATGCTGATGCATCCCAAGGCAGAAACCGCGCTGACCATCGGTTTAGGCAGTGGAATGTCGGCCAAAGCGCTGGCGACTTTCACATCGCTAAAAGATATCGAGGTCATCGAAATCGAGCCGGCGATGATCGAAGCAAGCAAGTATTTCGATCGCGCCTGGGTGCCGGTGGACAAACTGCCGGCGGGCGTGAGCTTCCCCGCCGATGACGCACAGAGTCGGATCTGGTATGACGCGGCGTCGAAGCGGCTCTATTATAAAGGTGTGATGGACTCCGAAATGCGCACCAAGTTAATGGAAAAATCGCAGGACAAGGACTACCGCGGCGTGATCGATCGGCTCTATCGCAACGCGCGCCATTCGCGCCACTCGAGCGTGCTTGAAGATAAACGCGTGCGGGTGATTCCCACCGACGGGCGCAATTACATTCTCGCCACGCCCAAGTACTACGACGTCATCACGGCCGAGCCGTCCAATCCCTGGATCGCCGGCATCGCCAATCTCTACACTCGCGAGTTTTACCAGGTGATTAAATCGAAGATCAAAGACGACGGCATCTTCGCCCAGTGGTTTCACAATTATTCGATGTCACCGGACGATTTTCGCATGGTGTTTCGCACCTTCACCGAGTCGTTTCCCCATGTTTCGCTCTACAGCATGAAGGAGAGCGATTTTCTGCTGATCGGCAGCAAGCAGCCGCACGGCTTCAACTATCCGCTGATCAAACAGGTTTACGATAGCCATCCGATGTTGCGGTCTGACTTCGAATACTTGGGACTGTCGGACGTTTACGCGGTGCAGGGCTTTTACCGGATGGGGCGAGAGAAGCTTTTGGAATTTTCCAAGGGCGCCGACATCAACACCGACGACGGCGCCCAGCTGGAATTTTCCGCGCCGAAAAATCTCCGCCGGCCGACCACCGAGCTCAACCGCCGCTTGATGGCGCCGTTTCTCGAAGCGGCGCCGCCGTGGCTCAAGCCGGGATCGCTGCCGGTGCCCGAGGCGATGCACCATTACTACATGGCGCAGTCCTACTCGGCCAGCATCGCGCACAGCCGCGCTCAGAAGGAGATCGAAAAAGCGATCGCGCTCGATCCCTCCAACCCAAAGTTTCATTTGCTGAGACTGAAGATCTTGCTCGACCAGGATAAGAGCGCCGACGGCGCCAAGGCGGCGTTTGCAGCTCTGGATCTCGACAAGAACACCGCCGGCGATATTCTCGGCATGAGCGATGAGTTCTATCTGCCCGAGGCCAAAGCGGTCTACCGCAAGATCATCGAAATCGGCAGCCGCGAAGTCTTGCCCTATCTCGGCCTCGGCAATATCGCGCTTCACTCCGGCGATAAAGAAGAAGCGGAGAAATGGTTTCTCCAAGCGCGTGAAATCGATGCCGATCACCCGGCGGTGCTTTTGGCCTGGGGCCGGCTGATGGCGGCAAAGGAAAAACACGCCGAAGCGCGCGACCTGCTGGAAAAATCGCGCAGCAAAGGCGAGGAGTCCGCCACGGTATTCTCGGAATTGGGCGGCGTCTATATGCATCTCAAGAATTGGGACAAGGCGGCGGAGAACTATGAGCAAGCGCTGCGCATGAAGCGGCGCCGCAACGATCTGCGGATCTCCTTGGCGCGAACCTATGCCAAAATGGGAAGAACCAGCGAAGCGGAAAGAAAGTACCGCGAGGTGTTGGCGTTCAGTCCCGATGATACCGACGCGGTGAAAGGCTTGCAGGAATTGGGGCGGCGCTTCTAG